One window of Bacillus sp. THAF10 genomic DNA carries:
- a CDS encoding DUF2268 domain-containing protein (predicted Zn-dependent protease with a strongly conserved HExxH motif), protein MSIIHTDRWLEEDYHQPLNISKRLLKYFEDVTEAELYDYLIMHGMYRPFKNGKETVEKLKLLDCWNIVMKEWRSLKKLWNGPDIPIFIFPSDKYNLQIKRDFKGKAGVAFKDKLFLFLPEDIQVNELKALLIHEYNHICVLEKNRRKDDQYTLLDSALIEGLAESAVSHLLGKEYTSSWTSYYSNKELKSFYEKYILPNKEIKKSEKNHMVLLYGKGFYPKMLGYCVGYYLIQDILNKQSIPYPMLLKKSLSEITMLLEE, encoded by the coding sequence ATGAGTATCATTCATACGGACAGATGGTTAGAGGAGGACTACCACCAACCATTAAATATTTCCAAAAGGCTGTTAAAGTATTTCGAGGATGTCACAGAAGCAGAGCTTTATGATTATTTGATTATGCATGGTATGTATCGACCGTTTAAAAACGGTAAAGAAACTGTGGAGAAGCTGAAATTGCTTGATTGCTGGAATATTGTTATGAAGGAATGGCGCAGCTTAAAAAAGCTCTGGAATGGCCCTGATATACCCATCTTTATTTTTCCCTCTGATAAGTATAACCTACAAATCAAACGAGATTTTAAAGGAAAAGCAGGAGTTGCTTTTAAAGATAAGCTGTTTCTTTTTTTACCAGAGGATATTCAAGTAAATGAATTAAAGGCCTTGCTTATTCACGAGTATAATCATATATGTGTGCTGGAAAAAAACAGGAGAAAAGACGATCAATATACTTTACTTGATTCAGCACTAATAGAAGGATTAGCAGAAAGTGCTGTTTCCCATTTACTTGGGAAGGAATATACCTCAAGCTGGACGTCCTATTACTCTAATAAAGAATTAAAGAGTTTTTATGAAAAATACATTCTTCCTAATAAAGAGATAAAAAAAAGTGAGAAAAATCATATGGTGCTTCTTTACGGTAAAGGATTTTACCCAAAAATGCTCGGATATTGTGTGGGCTATTATTTAATTCAAGACATTTTAAATAAGCAATCCATCCCTTATCCAATGTTGCTTAAAAAGTCATTATCAGAAATAACGATGCTATTAGAAGAATAA